A window of Physeter macrocephalus isolate SW-GA chromosome 6, ASM283717v5, whole genome shotgun sequence genomic DNA:
CCCAGACTGCCTTGGTTATGGCGCCTGTGGCTCCCAAAGAGCTTCCTACTCCTCAAGTAACCACCACTCTGGGGATACCAGTCTCTCAACCTCTGCCAGCCCCCGAGGACCCCAAAAGTCTCCCTGTTTCACCAGCCCTGGCAGCCCCTAAAAATCTCCCTTCTCTCCAAAGTACATCATCTTCTCTGGAAATAGCTCTTTCTCCTGAAGCCACCTTAGCAAAGAAAAGCTTTCTAGAGCCTCTCCCTCTAGTTAAGCCAGCCAGTACTACTACCTCTTCTCTGGGGGTCAACTCCCCAACCTCTATAATCAAGACAGATTCTTACGCAAGCCCAGATCCAACTAGTCTGCTTCTCAAAAATTCTCTCACTACCCCAACTGTAACTACATTTCCTTTGGAAAGCACTGCCATTGATGGGATGGCTCCTACAACTGCCAAAGTTACCTCCACTCCTACACCTGTAGCCAGTCCTTTTCTAGAAGGAGCTGTCTCTTTAGATTCTAAAAACCACCCTGCCAAGAAGAGTACTTCCACTCTTACTACTTTACCTTTGGTCCCTCCAACCTCTCAGAGTTGCCCTGTGGCTCCAGCTGTGACTTTATCTCCCCAGAATGTTTCTGCTTCTCCAGCTACTGTGGCACAGGTCCCTGAAATTCCCAAGTCTGAGtcttttccccctcttcctccagctGGTACTCCTCAAGGTGCAAAGAAAGTTCATGgtatttctcaaacttcagcattGGCACCTGTGGCTTCCTCTCCTGAAGGGTACCCAACTGAGGGCTCTGGTGCTTCTGTTATTGCATCTTCCAAAGGAACTTACCTAACTGACTCCCCATCTCCTTTAGGGACTAGTATGTCTCCTCAAACCAAAAGAACTCCAACCAAGAAGGGTTCAGCTACTACTACCTTAAGTCTTGCTCCTTCTGTTTCTAAAAGTGTACCTGCTATCCCTGATACTCCTGCTGGAAATCTGTCATTCACTATTTCTCCAGTTGAAGCTTCCTCTCTTCCAGAGGCCAATCTTTCTTTTCATGTCCGTAAAGGATCACTAGCCAAGAAGCATTCCCCtactcccccatcccccaaagaGGCTCCCATTCCCCTACCTatgtctcctccttcccccaaagcGGGGCCAGCAACCCCATCCCCTAAAGAAACCCTAACTCCTCCAGCTGTGactccttcctcccccaaagGAACCCCAGCAACTCCATCTCCCAGAGAGTCCCCAGCTACCCCATCTCCCAAAGAGGCTCCCACTCCCTCAGTTGTggctcctccttcccccaaagGGGGACCAGCAACCTCATTACCTAAAGAGACCCCCACTCCTCCAGCTGTGactccttcctcccccaaagGAGCCCCAACTACCCCACCTCCCAAAGGAGCCCTTACTTCCCCCAAAGGGGGCCCAGCAACCCCCTCTCCCAAAGAGCCCCTCACTTCATCAGCTGCGGCTCCTCCCTCTCCCAAAGGGGGCCCAGCAACCGCATCTCCCCAAAGAGCCCCAGCTACCCCACCTCCAAAGGGGGGCTCCACTCCCCCAGCTGTggctcctccttcccccaaagGAGACCCAGCACCTCCGTCTCCCAAAGAGACTCCTGTTCCCTCAGCTCTGACTCCTTTCTCCCTCAAAGGGACTCCAGCCCCCATAAGAGCTTCAGCTGTCCCACCTCCCAAAGGGGATTCCACCCTCCCAGCTgtggctcctccctcccccaaaggaGGCCCAGCAACTCCATCTCCCAAAAGAGCCTCAGCTACTCCACCTCCCAAAAGAGATTCCACTCCCCCAGCTATGGCTTCTCACACCCCCAAAGAGGCCCCAGCAACTCCACTCAAAGGAGCTTCCACTCCCTCAGCTGCGGCACCTCCCTCTCCAAAAAAGGCCCCAGCAACTCCATCACTCAAAGGAATCCCCACTCCCTCAGCTGTGGCTCCTCCCTCACCCAAAGGGGGCCCAGCAACTCCATCTCCCAAAAGAGCCCCAGCTACTTCACCTCTCAAAGGAGACCCTACTCCCCCATCTGTGGCTCCTTGCTCCCCCAAAAGAGCCTCAGCAGCTCTGGTCCCCAAAGAGTCTCCAGCAACCCCAGAACCCAGAGAAGTCCCCACTTCCCCAGCCATggctccttcctcccccaaaGGGGGCCCAGCAACTCCATCTCCCAGAAGAGCCCCAGCTGCCCCACCTCTCAGAGGAGACCCTACTCTGCCATCTGTGACTCCTCCCTCCCCAAAAAGAGCCTCAGCAACTCCAGCCCTCAAAGAGGGCCCTACTCCCTCAGCTgtaactcctccctccccccaaaagtcTCTAGCCCCCAAAGGGGGGCCAGCATCCTCATCCTCCAAAGGGGCTCCCACTCCCCCAGCTgtgattcctccctcccccaaagagGCCTGTACTTCCCCAGTTTCAGTCACATGTCCCTTGGGGTCCACTGCACCTCAGGCATCTAAAGGGCCCCCAATAAAGAAAGGCCCCACAGCTCTCAAAGCAGTGCTTGATGCTCCAGCTCTAGAAAGTGCACCAGTCGTCACAGCTCCCACTCAGAAGAAGAGTTCTATTTCATCACCTCCTGTGTGCCCAGATCCCTCAGCTCAGAATGGTACTAAAGGATCCCTTCCTACAGTGGCTCCAGCTCCTCTACTGACAGTCTGCACTCAGAAAGGTTCTTCTCCAAAGGCTCCAAAACCCCTCCCTGTTTCTCTCTTAAAGGGCAAAGACTCTTTCCATTCCCCAAAGGGCCCCTTGGCTCCTCCTGAGTCTGAGACATCTACCCCTTCAGCAGCCGCTGCCCCAGAGAAGGTCCTTCCTAAAGCTGGATCTGCATCTGTCTCTCCAGCACCTACACCATCAGTCTCTCTGCCTCTTGCTCCCTCCCCAGTTCCCCCTCTGCTCCCTAAACAGCAATCTCTGCCGTCCTCACCTGGGCTGGTGCTGGAATCACCCCGTAAGCCCTCAGCCCCTGCTGATGAGGATGAGCTGCCGCCTCTGATTCCCCCGGAACCAATCTCGGGGGGAGTGCCTTTCCAGCCGGTCCTCGTCAACATGCCCACCCCCAAACCTGCTGGGATCCCTGCCCCAACCCCCTCTGCCAAGCAGCCTGTTCTGAAGAATAATAAGGGTATTTGCCTTGGTTTGCCGTGTGCATGGTGTGTTGCCCACAACCCTCCAGGGGCTACCCACCAATACTAACCGTAGGATGCGCCGCTTTCTCCAGTATATATGCTTGTGTTTGGACGTAGAACGATAAGTTTAAATGCAAAAGCTCTAGGAATGTGAAACAGAATCTTGGTTTTCACCTCAGATAGTCTGTTGTATACCATCGTTTGTAATGTGGTTCAGACTAACTCTGGATCTGTCATCTTTTTTACCTAACTGATCTGACATTGAAAACCAAGACCTTCTAGACCTTTAATTTGCTCTAATCTCTACTATATCACTAACTTTGTCCCTGGGCCTGGGATTTGCTAAAATATTGGGAAATCTAGAACTACTTGAATTTCTTTTCACATCTTAGACTTAGTAATAACCAGTGCCCAGGGActcctttttcttaaaagacCTATTTTTCCTAGCCTGGGAATGGTGCAGGTGTATGCTTTTTCCCTTAGTAGTCTGTTGATGCTTGGCCTTTGAATTGAGGGAAACTTAAATATGTGAATTATTtttggaagaaatggaagaggTCACAGGACAGTATCTAGTAGAGGTGGCTACAGAACTGTAGATCAGCATTTTTGAGAATCTTCAAGCTGTGTTGATTAGATCAAACTGCTAGGGTGAGTGGTTTGAAAATAAGGCTAAATGTGTGTACACAACTGCTTTTGGCCTCCCCCAACCCAGTTTAAAGGATGAGGGGAAatcgtcccccacccccaccccccagtctgCCTCCACAATGtgatcttacttttttttcacttaagtaTATCTGGAGGCACCTTGTTTACCAGAACCTTTCTAAGATGGTTGGGCTCTTGGGTAGAATTTGGCGTTACATAAGTCATTGGCGTTTACCTGTGCCAAGAAGTGAAGACCTTGAGGGAAATGAAGCAGTTATATAAACTGCTCGGCTGTATCTAGTAATTACCTCTCATTTCTGGGGCTGGGTCTTTAATAGATGTGTACACACTAGTTTGTGACCGAGTTGGGGGCTATCATATCAGTACGAGCTGGCTTCATACAAGTCAGTTGGTTTACATTTAATTTTGCGAGGTCTAGCATAAGCCAGTGACCTCTAGTCTGGGGAGGCCAGGGTGAGGTGCCTCTTCCTTGTAATCTTTACTATAAAATAGTAAAAGTTACTTGTCTTCTTAGGGTCTGGAACAGAATCTGATAGTGATGAATCAGTACCAGAGCTTGAGGAACAGGATTCTACACAGGCAACCACACAACAAGCCCAGGTAGgtattctctctttaaaaaaaaaaaaaaaaaaaaaaaaatttacttatttatttatttatttttggctgtattgggtcttcattgctgcacgtgggctttctctagttgggacGAGCAAGGgttactccttgttgcggtgcgtgggctcctcattgcggtggcttctcttgtggagcacgggctctaggcacagggcttcagtagttgtggcacgtggactcagtagttgtggctcacgggctctagagcgcaggctcagtagttgtggcgcatgggcttagttgctccgcggcatgtgggatcttgccggaccagggctcaaacctgtgtctcctgcattggcaggcggattcttaagcactgcgccaggTGGGTATTCTCTTAACTTACTAGTGTAAGTACTTGGGTCAAGGAAGCATTGGAGAACCAGTGTTGATCAGAGAAGCTGACTTAATGTATTTGGAGCTGTGAACCTTCATAAAGGGAAAACCACATGAGGATTGTGGTATCCAGGTCTTACATTCCAGTCTACTCATAGCCGCTTGATCTTCTTAGCTGGCAGCGGCAGCTGAAATCGATGAAGAACCAGTCAGTAAAGCAAAACAGAGCCGGAGTGAAAAGAAGGCACGGAAGGTAAGAGTTTAAGTTATAAAGAAGGATTAAAGGTGCTGATGAAGCACCTTTCGAGAGGGGAAACTGTAGTGGAACTCTTGGTAGTGGTAGAATCACGTTTAGCTAAACTAACAAGTTAACTATGGCAGAAAGCCCAAGGAGGCCTGGAAATCAATTCTGTATTGCTATATAAACTTTTCTTAGCCCACAGAAAGTCTTGCTTAGAATGTAGTTTTATTATGTTCCTTACTTCCTGAAGCTGCTTCTAAAGAAGTTGAAAACCTgatgttcttttttattctttaggcTATGTCCAAACTGGGTCTTCGACAGGTTACAGGGGTTACTAGAGTCACTATCCGGAAATCTAAGAATATCCTTTTTGTCATCACAAAACCAGATGTATACAAGAGCCCAGCTTCAGATACCTACATAGTTTTTGGGGAAGCCAAGGTAAGGAAAGTTTTCTTAGGAGTTGCtctagaccagggtttctcaacctcagtgctattgacattttgggtcaaataattctttgttttggaagGGCTGTCTGTTTAGCAGCATCACTTGCAGTTGTGATGACCAACAAAATCTCCAGACTTTTGACAGGTGTCCCCTGGGGAACAAAATCACCCCCCAGTGGAGAACCGCTGCTTTAGACTTAAGTTCTTTGTCTACAGTAATATATAATCCAAGTGAGGCCACGTGATTTAAAGCTACGTAGTAAGTTAATGTGAAGTGGGTTTAAGAGCGGGAGTTTGGAAAAGATATAAATGATTTCTTTGGTTTGCTGATCGGTCTACTCACATGAATCTCTGTGTTTTCTGCCCTATAGATCGAGGATTTATCTCAGCAAGCACAGTTAGCAGCTGCTGAGAAATTCAAAGTTCAAGGTGAAGCTGTCTCAAACATTCAAGAAAACACACAGACTCCAACTGTACAAGAGGAGAGTGAAGAGGAAGaggtatataaagaaatattttgtgcttttaatcctcacaagataATATTATGTTTGTATTGATGGGTGGATTCTATATTATTTTAGGCTCTTGAACTCCATTGAGTTAAGTAGCTTTTGAGTTATATTAAGAACTGGATTCAGGAGATGCCTGACAGAACTACTGAAGTTGTTCTTGCCTTTAGTTTATTaagtgttttttctcttttttaggtTGATGAAACAGGTGTGGAAGTTAAGGACATAGAATTGGTCATGTCACAAGCAAATGTGTCGAGGGCAAAGGCAGTCCGAGCCCTGAAGAACAACAGTAATGATATTGTAAACGCTATTATGGTAAGTGTCCAAGCCTTTATTCCTTGACTCCCTCTGCCCTAACCAATCGTGGGTGACTTTATTTTCTGTGCTTAATATCAGCCAATTAGGAAGCCTCTTTCCAAAACCTTTTCTGAGTTGCCTCAGGTTTTAGTGAGCTGAATTCTCTCAATTTGCCTGTAACCACCTCTGATGATCTCTTTTCTCTTACAGGAATTAACAATGTAACCATCTTGAAAAGAGGACCTTTTTTTTGGTGTTTCAAAAGAGTAACTGCAGCTGGGTTTGAAATTTGTACTGTTTCTATCATTAATAAAGTTATGGCTTCTTGTTGGATGAACTCAGTGGGTGCTTGATctcttccccccaaaaaacatgAAAGCTCTAGAAATGAAAAGGTTTAGTACTGCAGGTTCCGCTCTTAAAACCTCAGCCTTTTCACCTCTTGTGGGAAGATACTGTTCAGGCTATCTGTTAGGAACTTCTTGTTCTCAGTGACAACTGtaagtttctcatttctttcccagATGTTAACTAATAGCAAAtcctgattcttcttttttttttttttttaaataaatttatttatttattattatttatttttggctgcgttgggtcttcattgcagtgcgcgggcttctcattgcggtggcttctcgttgcagagcatggaggcacacgggcttagttgctccgcggcatgtgagatcttcccggaccagggctcaaacctgtgtccgctgcgttggc
This region includes:
- the NACA gene encoding nascent polypeptide-associated complex subunit alpha isoform X2 encodes the protein MPGEATETVPATEQELPQPQAETALLPVSSALSVTAALGQPKPTPTPTPPCSLASQQCPLATPNQASSFLSPSTIASTPFEAPFPESSTGTSLPLGAAPAPAGTPAFLPNLIGPPISPAALALASPIITPTLKGVHSSSAPLALVALAPHSVQKSSGYPPNPLSSPPSVAVIESGSVTSLSVPVASSEPKPSPLQAPSQVVPNPKVTPSPPGIVSAVPSHLVTPLASLQSGLASCPQTPPATPLAIPSPQVKGIPISSALTSPQNPASLSLKGPLSPPAALSLSTQSIPVAPHAPPVFLTSLGSPVQPSGSNILSDPIEDTVSVDHSSTGTSYPSQRSLIPPLLSKNEVVPTAVASLPVGAPSSPLALSADKGLSTVTDIASSNVAPSSLLSPTASLILRDSPGAAHQPLVAQILGSSPGRPGLKEAPVSSVGTTPVGMANSSTVSAAPITCEVATCVSLPVSLGPMSSKDSVSQTALVMAPVAPKELPTPQVTTTLGIPVSQPLPAPEDPKSLPVSPALAAPKNLPSLQSTSSSLEIALSPEATLAKKSFLEPLPLVKPASTTTSSLGVNSPTSIIKTDSYASPDPTSLLLKNSLTTPTVTTFPLESTAIDGMAPTTAKVTSTPTPVASPFLEGAVSLDSKNHPAKKSTSTLTTLPLVPPTSQSCPVAPAVTLSPQNVSASPATVAQVPEIPKSESFPPLPPAGTPQGAKKVHGISQTSALAPVASSPEGYPTEGSGASVIASSKGTYLTDSPSPLGTSMSPQTKRTPTKKGSATTTLSLAPSVSKSVPAIPDTPAGNLSFTISPVEASSLPEANLSFHVRKGSLAKKHSPTPPSPKEAPIPLPMSPPSPKAGPATPSPKETLTPPAVTPSSPKGTPATPSPRESPATPSPKEAPTPSVVAPPSPKGGPATSLPKETPTPPAVTPSSPKGAPTTPPPKGALTSPKGGPATPSPKEPLTSSAAAPPSPKGGPATASPQRAPATPPPKGGSTPPAVAPPSPKGDPAPPSPKETPVPSALTPFSLKGTPAPIRASAVPPPKGDSTLPAVAPPSPKGGPATPSPKRASATPPPKRDSTPPAMASHTPKEAPATPLKGASTPSAAAPPSPKKAPATPSLKGIPTPSAVAPPSPKGGPATPSPKRAPATSPLKGDPTPPSVAPCSPKRASAALVPKESPATPEPREVPTSPAMAPSSPKGGPATPSPRRAPAAPPLRGDPTLPSVTPPSPKRASATPALKEGPTPSAVTPPSPQKSLAPKGGPASSSSKGAPTPPAVIPPSPKEACTSPVSVTCPLGSTAPQASKGPPIKKGPTALKAVLDAPALESAPVVTAPTQKKSSISSPPVCPDPSAQNGQRLFPFPKGPLGSS
- the NACA gene encoding nascent polypeptide-associated complex subunit alpha isoform X1; amino-acid sequence: MPGEATETVPATEQELPQPQAETALLPVSSALSVTAALGQPKPTPTPTPPCSLASQQCPLATPNQASSFLSPSTIASTPFEAPFPESSTGTSLPLGAAPAPAGTPAFLPNLIGPPISPAALALASPIITPTLKGVHSSSAPLALVALAPHSVQKSSGYPPNPLSSPPSVAVIESGSVTSLSVPVASSEPKPSPLQAPSQVVPNPKVTPSPPGIVSAVPSHLVTPLASLQSGLASCPQTPPATPLAIPSPQVKGIPISSALTSPQNPASLSLKGPLSPPAALSLSTQSIPVAPHAPPVFLTSLGSPVQPSGSNILSDPIEDTVSVDHSSTGTSYPSQRSLIPPLLSKNEVVPTAVASLPVGAPSSPLALSADKGLSTVTDIASSNVAPSSLLSPTASLILRDSPGAAHQPLVAQILGSSPGRPGLKEAPVSSVGTTPVGMANSSTVSAAPITCEVATCVSLPVSLGPMSSKDSVSQTALVMAPVAPKELPTPQVTTTLGIPVSQPLPAPEDPKSLPVSPALAAPKNLPSLQSTSSSLEIALSPEATLAKKSFLEPLPLVKPASTTTSSLGVNSPTSIIKTDSYASPDPTSLLLKNSLTTPTVTTFPLESTAIDGMAPTTAKVTSTPTPVASPFLEGAVSLDSKNHPAKKSTSTLTTLPLVPPTSQSCPVAPAVTLSPQNVSASPATVAQVPEIPKSESFPPLPPAGTPQGAKKVHGISQTSALAPVASSPEGYPTEGSGASVIASSKGTYLTDSPSPLGTSMSPQTKRTPTKKGSATTTLSLAPSVSKSVPAIPDTPAGNLSFTISPVEASSLPEANLSFHVRKGSLAKKHSPTPPSPKEAPIPLPMSPPSPKAGPATPSPKETLTPPAVTPSSPKGTPATPSPRESPATPSPKEAPTPSVVAPPSPKGGPATSLPKETPTPPAVTPSSPKGAPTTPPPKGALTSPKGGPATPSPKEPLTSSAAAPPSPKGGPATASPQRAPATPPPKGGSTPPAVAPPSPKGDPAPPSPKETPVPSALTPFSLKGTPAPIRASAVPPPKGDSTLPAVAPPSPKGGPATPSPKRASATPPPKRDSTPPAMASHTPKEAPATPLKGASTPSAAAPPSPKKAPATPSLKGIPTPSAVAPPSPKGGPATPSPKRAPATSPLKGDPTPPSVAPCSPKRASAALVPKESPATPEPREVPTSPAMAPSSPKGGPATPSPRRAPAAPPLRGDPTLPSVTPPSPKRASATPALKEGPTPSAVTPPSPQKSLAPKGGPASSSSKGAPTPPAVIPPSPKEACTSPVSVTCPLGSTAPQASKGPPIKKGPTALKAVLDAPALESAPVVTAPTQKKSSISSPPVCPDPSAQNGTKGSLPTVAPAPLLTVCTQKGSSPKAPKPLPVSLLKGKDSFHSPKGPLAPPESETSTPSAAAAPEKVLPKAGSASVSPAPTPSVSLPLAPSPVPPLLPKQQSLPSSPGLVLESPRKPSAPADEDELPPLIPPEPISGGVPFQPVLVNMPTPKPAGIPAPTPSAKQPVLKNNKGSGTESDSDESVPELEEQDSTQATTQQAQLAAAAEIDEEPVSKAKQSRSEKKARKAMSKLGLRQVTGVTRVTIRKSKNILFVITKPDVYKSPASDTYIVFGEAKIEDLSQQAQLAAAEKFKVQGEAVSNIQENTQTPTVQEESEEEEVDETGVEVKDIELVMSQANVSRAKAVRALKNNSNDIVNAIMELTM
- the NACA gene encoding nascent polypeptide-associated complex subunit alpha isoform X4 is translated as MPGEATETVPATEQELPQPQAETGSGTESDSDESVPELEEQDSTQATTQQAQLAAAAEIDEEPVSKAKQSRSEKKARKAMSKLGLRQVTGVTRVTIRKSKNILFVITKPDVYKSPASDTYIVFGEAKIEDLSQQAQLAAAEKFKVQGEAVSNIQENTQTPTVQEESEEEEVDETGVEVKDIELVMSQANVSRAKAVRALKNNSNDIVNAIMELTM
- the NACA gene encoding nascent polypeptide-associated complex subunit alpha isoform X3; the protein is MPGEATETVPATEQELPQPQAETGSGTESDSDESVPELEEQDSTQATTQQAQLAAAAEIDEEPVSKAKQSRSEKKARKAMSKLGLRQVTGVTRVTIRKSKNILFVITKPDVYKSPASDTYIVFGEAKIEDLSQQAQLAAAEKFKVQGEAVSNIQENTQTPTVQEESEEEEVDETGVEVKDIELVMSQANVSRAKAVRALKNNSNDIVNAIMVSVQAFIP